In one window of Oncorhynchus gorbuscha isolate QuinsamMale2020 ecotype Even-year linkage group LG23, OgorEven_v1.0, whole genome shotgun sequence DNA:
- the LOC124011329 gene encoding uncharacterized protein C4orf45 — protein MESSTVVQVRLPQAYGQRMLFTGPGGIGDYKARLIDFPRYIGVGPLSPEGTSDLNYLCRPAPSAPPPMPKQCCIGGVGWGMEYHQLLNSRTLLSNMQIKRAEFRSALEDRVTHRYQNPWHAPPHFLDKQSVGARSKLAWTHKYDCYIRDNNKQFLLNRRD, from the exons ATGGAGAGTAGCACAGTGGTACAAGTAAGGCTCCCCCAAGCCTATGGTCAAAGGATGCTTTTTACAG GTCCAGGTGGAATTGGAGACTACAAGGCAAGATTGATCGACTTTCCCCGCTACATTGGCGTTGGCCCTTTGTCACCTGAGGGTACAAGCGATTTGAATTACCTGTGCCGGCCTGCTCCCTCCGCCCCACCCCCCATGCCCAAACAGTGTTGCATTGGAGGGGTGGGATGGGGCATGGAATATCACCAGCTGTTGAACAGTAGGACGCTGCTCAGCAATATGCAAATTAAG AGAGCTGAATTCCGCTCAGCCCTTGAGGACAGAGTCACCCACAGATATCAAAACCCATG GCACGCACCGCCCCACTTTCTAGATAAGCAATCTGTTGGAGCCCGCAGCAAACTCGCATGGACACACAAGTACGACTGTTATATCCGAGATAACAACAAACAGTTCCTTCTCAACAGG AGAGATTAA